One part of the Nymphaea colorata isolate Beijing-Zhang1983 chromosome 8, ASM883128v2, whole genome shotgun sequence genome encodes these proteins:
- the LOC116258521 gene encoding glycerophosphodiester phosphodiesterase GDPD6-like produces MASSFPCSLCFLLIIVLTLLGGCFAKLLYPLPSKKNEKNRKPLQTSRPYNIAHRGSNGEFPEETSAAYTRAIEEGADFIEADVLATKDGALICFHDVTLDDITDVATHKEFADRKRTYELQGSNTTGFFTVDFTLKEIQTLRVKQRFSFRDQTYNGMYPIITFDEYISIALDATRVVGIYPEIKNPVFINQHVKWADGKRFEDKVIETLLRYGYKGSYMSKDWLQQPIFIQSFAPSSLVYISNLTNSPKVLLIDDVTVPTQDTNQSYLEITSDSYFGFIKDFVVGIGPWKETIVATKGNHLAAATDLVAKAHAHNLQVHPYTYRNEHEYLHVDFHQDPYAEYDYWVNKIGIDGLFTDFTGSLHKFQEWTSPSNKDEKSASELLSKIEALISSSHH; encoded by the exons ATGGCTTCTTCATTCCCCTGCTCGCTCT GCTTTCTGCTTATCATTGTTCTTACTCTCTTGGGAGGATGTTTTGCGAAATTGCTCTATCCTCTCCCAagtaaaaagaatgaaaaaaatcggAAGCCACTACAAACATCCCGGCCATATAATATAGCACATCGAGGGTCGAATGGGGAATTCCCTGAAGAAACTTCTGCTGCTTATACG AGAGCCATTGAAGAAGGTGCCGACTTCATCGAAGCTGATGTCCTTGCTACTAAGGATGGTGCTCTCATATGTTTTCATGATGTCACTCTTGATGATATAACTGATGTTGCAACACATAAGGAGTTTGCTGATCGCAAAAGAACATATGAACTTCAGGGTTCTAACACTACTGGGTTCTTCACAG TTGATTTCACTTTGAAAGAAATCCAGACACTAAGAGTGAAGCAGAGATTCAGCTTTCGTGAtcaaacatataatg GAATGTACCCAATTATTACCTTTGACGAGTACATTTCCATTGCATTAGATGCAACAAGAGTGGTTGGAATCTATCCTGAAATAAAGAATCCTGTCTTCATCAACCAACAT GTTAAATGGGCAGATGGGAAAAGGTTTGAGGACAAAGTTATCGAGACACTTCTCAGATATGGTTACAAGGGTTCATATATGTCAAAGGACTGGCTGCAGCAGCCAATATTTATCCAATCCTTTGctcctagttctcttgtatatATTTCGAATTTGACAAATTCACCCAAAGTCTTGTTGATTGATGATGTGACTGTTCCAACTCAAGACACAAACCAG TCATATTTGGAGATCACTTCAGACAGTTACTTTGGTTTCATAAAAGATTTTGTAGTTGGAATTGGCCCTTGGAAAGAAACGATCGTGGCAACTAAAGGGAATCATTTAGCTGCAGCTACTGATCTTGTAGCCAAGGCACATGCCCACAATTTacag GTACATCCATATACATACAGGAACGAGCATGAATATCTTCATGTTGACTTCCACCAAGATCCTTATGCTGAGTATGATTATTGGGTCAACAAGATTGGAATCGACGGACTATTCACAGATTTCACAGGAAGCTTGCATAAGTTTCAAGAGTGGACCTCCCCTtcaaataaagatgaaaaatctGCATCGGAGTTGTTGTCTAAGATCGAAGCATTGATCTCTTCCTCCCATCATTGA
- the LOC116258877 gene encoding LRR receptor-like serine/threonine-protein kinase RPK2, translating to MNRPPRRRLGGNLTPSVWSFLVLLLLLLFPCRGLAGSGWRRGDVVALLRLKASLDDPAGILSSWSPLDADACAWFGVSCNSARRVISLNLTAGGGKSSGPVDSCSAPLARPPVSGAKLAGKVSPSVGSLTELRVLSFAFNDLSGGIPREIGALHQLEVLDLSFNRLSGPIPSEISSCVGLNYVNLAGNKLNGTIPGSLGSLPRLRGLFLEFNRFSGSIPEDLGRSCGYLERLHLAGNRLSGSISATLGNCRNLRSLLLFSNSLDGPIPPELGRISALETLDVSRNSLSGPVPSELGNCLQLSILVLTNAYELPSLNSSVYSDLEDDDKGEFNFFEGEIPTNITSLPKLKILWAPNANLVGSIPSQWGDCSSLEIVNFAQNLFIGGIPAAFGDCKKMVFLDLSSNRLTGGLSDRLPLPCMAGFNVSRNLLSGSVPRFIDGGCSSNLRAASTHDPFDFGSIYSSFFTCSALVASLLPAIGADYGTLFHDFTGNNFSGDIPSVRLAVDRLGRLPVYAFLVSGNRFNGSISADLFEMCKDLRGFIVNFSDNQLSGGLPAEIAGWCSSLRALDMSGNSLAGEIPSSFGNLSSLISLDLSSNKLTGSIPMELGHLKNLQYLSLARNNLTGRIPPDIALLPLLRVLALDSNGLSGEIPWQITKLRNLTVLLLDKNNLSGQIPSDFAEATSLMSFNVSFNNLSGPVPVNFSAIKCDSIIGDPHLKQCQISLVELASTPSAQQGQGGSPTDSASPPVSPSTGFSPIEIASITSASAIVFVLLVLVLVLFYTRRRASRAVGQVPGRREVVTFSNIGVTLTFENVVRATGGFNPSNCIGNGGFGATYKAEISPGVLVAIKRLSVGRFQGVQQFEAEIKTLGRARHPNLVTLIGFHASETEMFLIYNYLPGGNLEKFIQERSKRAVDWRMLHKIALDIARALAYLHDECVPRVLHRDIKPSNILLDNNYTAYLSDFGLARLLGTSETHATTDVAGTFGYVAPEYALTCRVSDKADVYSYGVVLMELLSDKKALDPSFSSYGNGFNIVQWACMVLRHGRAREFFTAGLWDVGPHDDLVEVLHLAVMCTVDSLSIRPTMKQVVQRLKQLQLPAS from the coding sequence atgaaTCGTCCTCCGAGAAGGCGACTCGGGGGAAACCTAACGCCGTCGGTCTGGTCGTTCCTTGTCCTActgctgctgcttctttttCCCTGCCGGGGGCTAGCTGGATCCGGCTGGCGTCGCGGCGATGTTGTCGCCCTCCTGCGCCTCAAGGCCTCCCTCGACGACCCTGCGGGGATACTATCCAGCTGGAGCCCCTTGGATGCCGATGCCTGCGCCTGGTTCGGCGTCTCCTGCAACTCAGCTCGTCGAGTCATCTCGCTGAACCTGACAGCTGGAGGAGGTAAGTCTTCTGGTCCCGTTGACTCTTGCTCGGCTCCGTTGGCGCGACCCCCGGTATCAGGTGCTAAGCTTGCAGGAAAGGTTTCGCCGTCCGTCGGGAGCCTCACTGAGCTCAGGGTTCTGTCTTTTGCCTTCAACGACCTCTCTGGCGGGATTCCACGGGAAATCGGTGCCCTCCACCAGCTGGAGGTGCTTGATCTCAGCTTCAATCGGCTCTCTGGACCTATTCCTAGTGAGATTTCGAGCTGCGTAGGGTTGAATTACGTCAATTTGGCGGGGAATAAGCTTAACGGAACGATACCAGGGTCCCTGGGGTCCTTGCCGCGGTTAAGGGGGTTGTTTCTGGAGTTCAATCGGTTTTCTGGATCGATTCCGGAAGATCTGGGACGCAGTTGTGGGTACCTTGAGCGGCTTCATCTTGCTGGAAACCGGTTATCTGGCAGTATTTCAGCGACACTAGGAAATTGCCGGAATCTGCGGTCGTTGTTGTTGTTCTCCAACAGTTTGGACGGCCCAATTCCACCGGAACTGGGAAGGATCTCTGCGCTTGAAACCCTGGACGTTTCAAGGAACAGCCTTAGCGGGCCAGTACCATCAGAGCTTGGGAACTGCCTCCAACTGTCGATCCTCGTCTTGACAAACGCCTACGAGTTACCATCGCTCAACTCCTCTGTTTATTCAGATCTGGAGGATGATGACAAAGGAGAGTTCAATTTCTTTGAAGGGGAAATTCCCACCAACATCACGTCGCTTCCTAAGCTTAAGATCCTATGGGCGCCTAACGCAAACTTGGTGGGCAGCATCCCTTCCCAATGGGGTGATTGCAGCAGCTTGGAAATAGTGAATTTTGCACAGAATCTCTTCATTGGTGGCATCCCTGCAGCTTTTGGGGACTGCAAGAAAATGGTTTTTCTTGATTTGAGCTCGAACCGATTGACTGGCGGTCTCAGCGATAGGCTTCCTCTGCCATGTATGGCTGGGTTTAATGTCAGTAGGAATCTACTGTCGGGTTCCGTGCCAAGGTTTATCGATGGTGGATGTTCAAGTAATTTAAGAGCAGCAAGCACGCATGATCCATTTGATTTTGGTTCTATTTATTCGTCATTCTTTACTTGCAGTGCTTTGGTTGCTAGCTTGCTTCCTGCAATTGGGGCGGACTATGGTACTCTATTTCATGATTTTACAGGAAATAATTTTAGTGGTGACATTCCTTCTGTCCGGCTTGCCGTGGATAGGTTGGGAAGGCTCCCAGTGTATGCATTTTTGGTTAGTGGTAATCGTTTCAATGGATCGATTTCTGCTGACTTATTTGAGATGTGCAAAGACCTCAGAGGGTTTATTGTCAACTTTAGTGACAACCAATTATCTGGTGGTCTTCCTGCTGAAATTGCTGGTTGGTGCAGCTCCCTCAGGGCATTGGATATGTCCGGTAATTCACTTGCAGGGGAAATACCGTCCAGTTTTGGGAATTTGAGTTCTTTAATTAGCCTTGATCTGAGCAGTAACAAGCTGACTGGTTCGATTCCCATGGAATTGGGTCATCTGAAGAATTTGCAGTACCTCTCACTGGCAAGAAACAACTTGACTGGCAGAATTCCCCCGGACATTGCTCTGTTGCCGTTGCTGAGGGTCTTGGCACTTGATTCTAATGGCTTGTCAGGAGAGATTCCCTGGCAGATAACAAAATTGAGGAATTTGACTGTTCTTTTACTCGATAAGAACAACCTCTCGGGCCAGATACCTTCTGATTTTGCTGAAGCGACTAGCCTTATGTCATTTAATGTGTCCTTCAATAACCTCTCTGGACCTGTACCAGTCAATTTTAGTGCGATTAAGTGTGACAGCATTATCGGAGACCCTCATCTCAAGCAGTGCCAAATTTCCCTAGTTGAATTGGCATCAACCCCTTCTGCTCAGCAGGGGCAAGGTGGGAGCCCAACAGATTCTGCTTCTCCTCCAGTAAGTCCGTCCACTGGTTTTAGTCCTATAGAGATTGCATCCATTACATCTGCATCAGCTatagtttttgttcttttggttcttgttcttgttcttttctatACAAGGAGGCGTGCGTCTAGGGCAGTTGGTCAGGTGCCTGGTAGAAGGGAAGTTGTCACTTTCTCGAACATTGGAGTGACACTAACCTTCGAGAATGTTGTGCGGGCGACTGGTGGTTTTAATCCAAGCAATTGCATAGGTAATGGGGGTTTTGGAGCTACATACAAGGCCGAGATCTCCCCAGGTGTCCTGGTTGCCATAAAGAGGCTCTCTGTTGGGAGGTTTCAAGGTGTCCAACAGTTTGAAGCTGAGATCAAGACCCTTGGAAGAGCACGACACCCAAATTTGGTCACCTTAATTGGTTTTCATGCCAGCGAGACAGAGATGTTTCTTATATACAATTATTTGCCGGGAGGTAATCTAGAGAAATTTATCCAGGAGAGGTCTAAGAGAGCGGTAGATTGGAGGATGCTTCACAAGATCGCTCTGGACATTGCCCGAGCTCTCGCATACTTGCACGACGAGTGTGTTCCTCGTGTTCTTCATCGAGATATCAAGCCCAGCAATATACTTTTGGATAACAATTACACAGCTTATCTTTCAGATTTTGGGTTGGCTAGATTACTGGGCACTTCTGAAACGCATGCGACAACTGATGTGGCCGGAACTTTTGGATATGTTGCTCCAGAATATGCCCTGACTTGCCGAGTTTCGGATAAGGCTGATGTTTATAGCTATGGTGTGGTGCTGATGGAGTTGCTTTCTGATAAGAAAGCGTTAGACCCATCATTTTCCTCCTATGGGAATGGGTTCAATATTGTTCAATGGGCCTGCATGGTTCTCAGGCACGGGAGGGCTCGCGAGTTTTTCACGGCGGGCCTTTGGGACGTAGGCCCCCATGATGATTTAGTAGAGGTATTGCACTTGGCTGTCATGTGTACAGTTGATTCCCTCTCAATTCGGCCTACAATGAAGCAAGTTGTCCAACGGTTGAAGCAACTTCAACTTCCCGCATCCTAG